One Urocitellus parryii isolate mUroPar1 chromosome 8, mUroPar1.hap1, whole genome shotgun sequence DNA window includes the following coding sequences:
- the Cnksr3 gene encoding connector enhancer of kinase suppressor of ras 3 isoform X1 — translation MEPVTKWSPKQVVDWTRGLDDCLQPYVHKFEREKIDGEQLLRISHQDLEELGVTRIGHQELVLEAVDLLCALNYGLETDNMKNLVLKLRASSHNLQNYISSRRKSPAYDGSTSHKPHNEFLTSVVELIGAAKALLAWLDRAPFTGITDFSVTKNKIIQLCLDLTTTVQKDCLVAEMEDRVLTVVKVLNGICDKTIRSTTDPVMSQCACLEEVHLPNIKPGEGLGMYIKSTYDGLHVITGTTENSPADRSQKIHAGDEVIQVNRQTVVGWQLKNLVKKLRENPTGVVLLLKKRPTGCFNFTPAPLKNLRWKPPLVQTSPPPTTTQSPEGTMDASLKKEKPAILDLYIPPPPAVPYSPRDAYGGFSKCKQPLPGPKGSESPNSFLDQESRRRRFTIADSDQLPGYSVETSAPPTKMREKTPSYGKPRPLSMPADGNWMGIVDPFARPRGHGKKGEDALCRYFSNERIPPIIEESTHSQYRFSRPTAERHLVRGADYIRGSRCYINSDLHSSATIPFQEEGTKKKSASSGKSAEPSLLVSWLTRLKLLTP, via the exons ggtTAGATGACTGCCTGCAGCCGTATGTCCACAAGTTTGAGCGGGAGAAGATAGATGGGGAGCAGCTGCTGCGGATTTCCCATCAGGATCTTGAAGAGCTGGGGGTCACACGAATCGGACACCAGGAGCTGGTATTGGAGGCGGTGGACCTTCTCTGTGCACTG AATTATGGCCTTGAAACTGATAATATGAAGAACTTGGTTCTGAAGCTGCGGGCATCTTCCCACAATTTACAGAATTACATAAGTAGCCGGCGGAAAAGTCCAGCTTATGACGGGAGCACGTCGCATAAGCCCCACAACGAGTTCCTGACGTCTGTGGTGGAGCTCATAGGAGCTGCCAAGGCCCTGCTAGCCTGGCTGGACCG GGCTCCGTTTACAGGGATCACTGATTTCTCAGtcacaaagaacaaaatcattCAGCTTTGCTTGGACCTGACCACGACCGTGCAGAAG gATTGCCTTGTGGCAGAAATGGAGGATAGAGTTTTAACTGTA GTCAAGGTTTTAAATGGCATCTGTGACAAAACAATCCGATCTACCACCGATCCTGTTATGAGCCAATGTGCATGCCTGGAAGAAGTTCACTTACCAAACATCAAACCCGGGGAAGGCCTG GGCATGTACATCAAGTCAACCTATGATGGATTGCACGTGATTACTGGAACTACAGAAAAT TCTCCTGCAGACAGATCTCAGAAGATTCACGCTGGTGATGAAGTCATTCAGGTTAACCGGCAAACTGTG GTGGGATGGCAGCTAAAAAACCTGGTGAAGAAATTGAGAGAGAATCCCACTGGAGTGGTGTTACTGCTCAAGAAGAGGCCCACGGGTTGTTTTAACTTCACACCTGCCCCCTTGAAGAACCTGCGCTGGAAGCCACCTCTCGTGCAG ACCTCGCCCCCACCCACGACGACCCAGTCCCCTGAAGGCACCATGGACGCCTCCCTGAAGAAGGAGAAGCCAGCCATCCTGGACCTTTACATTCCTCCTCCGCCTGCGGTTCCCTACTCTCCTCG GGATGCCTACGGTGGATTCAGCAAGTGTAAACAGCCGTTGCCTGGCCCCAAGGGTTCGGAGTCCCCGAATTCCTTCTTGGACCAGGAGAGCCGGAGACGAAGGTTCACCATTGCTGACTCTGACCAGTTGCCGGGGTACTCGGTGGAAACCAGCGCACCGCCCAcgaaaatgagagagaagacaCCATCTTATG GCAAGCCCCGGCCTTTGTCCATGCCTGCGGACGGGAACTGGATGGGGATTGTGGACCCTTTTGCCAGACCTCGAGGTCATGGGAAGAAAG GGGAAGATGCCCTCTGCAGGTATTTTAGCAACGAGCGGATTCCCCCCATCATCGAGGAGAGCACCCACTCCCAGTACCGCTTCTCCAGACCCACGGCCGAGAGGCACCTGGTGCGGGGTGCAGACTACATCCGCGGGAGCAGGTGCTACATCAACTCGGATCTCCACAGCAGTGCCACCATCCCATTCCAGGAGGAAGGGACCAAGAAGAAGTCCGCCTCCTCCGGGAAGTCGGCAGAGCCGTCCCTGCTGGTCAGCTGGCTCACCCGCCTCAAGCTATTGACTCCCTGA
- the Cnksr3 gene encoding connector enhancer of kinase suppressor of ras 3 isoform X2 — translation MEPVTKWSPKQVVDWTRGLDDCLQPYVHKFEREKIDGEQLLRISHQDLEELGVTRIGHQELVLEAVDLLCALNYGLETDNMKNLVLKLRASSHNLQNYISSRRKSPAYDGSTSHKPHNEFLTSVVELIGAAKALLAWLDRAPFTGITDFSVTKNKIIQLCLDLTTTVQKDCLVAEMEDRVLTVVKVLNGICDKTIRSTTDPVMSQCACLEEVHLPNIKPGEGLGMYIKSTYDGLHVITGTTENSPADRSQKIHAGDEVIQVNRQTVVGWQLKNLVKKLRENPTGVVLLLKKRPTGCFNFTPAPLKNLRWKPPLVQTSPPPTTTQSPEGTMDASLKKEKPAILDLYIPPPPAVPYSPRDAYGGFSKCKQPLPGPKGSESPNSFLDQESRRRRFTIADSDQLPGYSVETSAPPTKMREKTPSYGKPRPLSMPADGNWMGIVDPFARPRGHGKKDPRPRGTWCGVQTTSAGAGATSTRISTAVPPSHSRRKGPRRSPPPPGSRQSRPCWSAGSPASSY, via the exons ggtTAGATGACTGCCTGCAGCCGTATGTCCACAAGTTTGAGCGGGAGAAGATAGATGGGGAGCAGCTGCTGCGGATTTCCCATCAGGATCTTGAAGAGCTGGGGGTCACACGAATCGGACACCAGGAGCTGGTATTGGAGGCGGTGGACCTTCTCTGTGCACTG AATTATGGCCTTGAAACTGATAATATGAAGAACTTGGTTCTGAAGCTGCGGGCATCTTCCCACAATTTACAGAATTACATAAGTAGCCGGCGGAAAAGTCCAGCTTATGACGGGAGCACGTCGCATAAGCCCCACAACGAGTTCCTGACGTCTGTGGTGGAGCTCATAGGAGCTGCCAAGGCCCTGCTAGCCTGGCTGGACCG GGCTCCGTTTACAGGGATCACTGATTTCTCAGtcacaaagaacaaaatcattCAGCTTTGCTTGGACCTGACCACGACCGTGCAGAAG gATTGCCTTGTGGCAGAAATGGAGGATAGAGTTTTAACTGTA GTCAAGGTTTTAAATGGCATCTGTGACAAAACAATCCGATCTACCACCGATCCTGTTATGAGCCAATGTGCATGCCTGGAAGAAGTTCACTTACCAAACATCAAACCCGGGGAAGGCCTG GGCATGTACATCAAGTCAACCTATGATGGATTGCACGTGATTACTGGAACTACAGAAAAT TCTCCTGCAGACAGATCTCAGAAGATTCACGCTGGTGATGAAGTCATTCAGGTTAACCGGCAAACTGTG GTGGGATGGCAGCTAAAAAACCTGGTGAAGAAATTGAGAGAGAATCCCACTGGAGTGGTGTTACTGCTCAAGAAGAGGCCCACGGGTTGTTTTAACTTCACACCTGCCCCCTTGAAGAACCTGCGCTGGAAGCCACCTCTCGTGCAG ACCTCGCCCCCACCCACGACGACCCAGTCCCCTGAAGGCACCATGGACGCCTCCCTGAAGAAGGAGAAGCCAGCCATCCTGGACCTTTACATTCCTCCTCCGCCTGCGGTTCCCTACTCTCCTCG GGATGCCTACGGTGGATTCAGCAAGTGTAAACAGCCGTTGCCTGGCCCCAAGGGTTCGGAGTCCCCGAATTCCTTCTTGGACCAGGAGAGCCGGAGACGAAGGTTCACCATTGCTGACTCTGACCAGTTGCCGGGGTACTCGGTGGAAACCAGCGCACCGCCCAcgaaaatgagagagaagacaCCATCTTATG GCAAGCCCCGGCCTTTGTCCATGCCTGCGGACGGGAACTGGATGGGGATTGTGGACCCTTTTGCCAGACCTCGAGGTCATGGGAAGAAAG ACCCACGGCCGAGAGGCACCTGGTGCGGGGTGCAGACTACATCCGCGGGAGCAGGTGCTACATCAACTCGGATCTCCACAGCAGTGCCACCATCCCATTCCAGGAGGAAGGGACCAAGAAGAAGTCCGCCTCCTCCGGGAAGTCGGCAGAGCCGTCCCTGCTGGTCAGCTGGCTCACCCGCCTCAAGCTATTGA